A region of Kribbella sp. NBC_01245 DNA encodes the following proteins:
- a CDS encoding Ppx/GppA phosphatase family protein, producing MTEVSRVAAIDCGTNSIRLLVADAVDGGLREVDRRMVIVRLGQGVDATGVFAPEALERTFAACSEYASLIKSYGVERVRFVATSAARDVANRDEFFAGVHARLGVEPDIIAGSEEAALSFAGATGGLADVPGPYLVADIGGGSTELVLGDADGVIQAESLDMGSVRMTERHVRSDPASPDEVAGMTRDIDALLDATVVPLAKTRSLVGVAGTVTTVAAVALDLPEYDRDRVHHARISAAQLVETTSWLLSSTRLERASRAAIHPGRVDVIGAGALILARLHARLHGCLAVDELLVSEHDILDGTALSLLE from the coding sequence ATGACTGAAGTGAGCCGGGTCGCCGCGATCGACTGCGGCACCAACTCCATCCGGCTCCTGGTCGCGGACGCCGTCGACGGAGGCCTGCGCGAGGTCGACCGCCGGATGGTCATCGTCCGTCTCGGCCAAGGCGTCGACGCGACCGGCGTCTTCGCGCCCGAGGCCCTGGAACGGACGTTCGCGGCGTGCTCGGAATACGCCTCGTTGATCAAGTCGTACGGCGTTGAGCGGGTGCGGTTCGTCGCCACCTCGGCCGCGCGGGATGTCGCCAACCGGGACGAGTTCTTCGCCGGCGTCCACGCGCGCCTTGGCGTCGAGCCCGACATCATCGCCGGTTCGGAAGAGGCGGCCCTGAGTTTTGCCGGTGCCACGGGCGGGCTGGCCGACGTGCCCGGGCCGTACCTGGTGGCCGATATCGGCGGCGGCTCGACCGAGCTCGTACTGGGCGACGCGGATGGCGTGATCCAGGCCGAATCGCTCGACATGGGGTCCGTCCGGATGACCGAGCGACACGTGCGCTCGGATCCCGCCTCCCCGGATGAGGTCGCCGGGATGACGCGGGATATCGACGCGCTGCTCGACGCCACGGTCGTCCCGCTCGCGAAGACCCGGAGCTTGGTCGGCGTGGCTGGGACGGTCACCACTGTGGCTGCGGTCGCGCTCGATCTGCCCGAGTACGACCGCGACCGGGTGCATCACGCGCGTATTTCCGCCGCGCAACTGGTCGAGACCACCTCGTGGTTGCTCTCGTCCACGCGCTTGGAGCGGGCGTCGCGTGCGGCGATCCACCCGGGCCGGGTGGACGTCATCGGCGCGGGTGCGTTGATCCTGGCGCGTTTACACGCCCGCCTTCACGGTTGTCTCGCGGTGGATGAGCTCCTGGTCTCGGAGCACGACATCCTCGACGGCACCGCCCTGTCTCTACTCGAGTAG
- a CDS encoding glycine cleavage system protein R has translation MNQLAVTVIGPDRPGIIADVTGALAGVGVNLEDSTMTLLRGHFAMMLVCTGPDADAVTEALAPLGGELVITVRAVGPEQTHAPVGPPYILSVHGADRPGIVSAITRLIAAVGGTVTDLSTRLSSTLYVLTAEVELPATVDVSELTASLEVTGDELGVGVTLRPAESDDL, from the coding sequence ATGAACCAGCTCGCTGTCACCGTGATCGGCCCGGACCGCCCGGGCATCATCGCCGACGTCACCGGCGCGCTGGCCGGCGTCGGGGTCAACCTCGAAGACTCGACGATGACCCTGCTGCGCGGGCATTTCGCGATGATGCTGGTCTGCACCGGCCCGGACGCCGACGCGGTCACCGAGGCGCTCGCGCCGCTCGGCGGCGAACTCGTGATCACCGTGCGGGCGGTCGGCCCCGAGCAGACGCACGCCCCGGTCGGCCCGCCGTACATCTTGAGTGTGCACGGCGCCGACCGCCCGGGCATCGTCTCGGCGATCACCCGGCTGATCGCGGCCGTAGGCGGTACCGTCACGGACCTGTCGACCCGGCTGAGCAGCACGCTGTACGTCCTGACCGCCGAGGTGGAACTGCCCGCCACCGTCGACGTCTCGGAGCTGACCGCCTCCCTCGAGGTGACCGGTGACGAACTCGGTGTGGGCGTGACCCTGCGCCCGGCCGAGAGCGACGACCTGTGA
- a CDS encoding sensor histidine kinase, protein MAGTGQLTTEWKAVERRRRPVRNGIVNTLMVVISIVMGLIVYNDAANAPYAYRWVEPIDLWIGLATCLLLFFRRRWPVQIAIATVVVGSFSDTAWMATLFAIFTLAIHRPFRTTALVTLLNLPLLPLYAVYSWHLRSTGFQDLLFTCVFALFIYSGAAAWGLFLRSRRQLVYSLEERAERAEDFAHLQAEQAQLRAREEIAREMHDVLGHRLSLLSVHAGALAYRPHAPTSEIAGAAEIIRASAHHALQDLREVIGVLRAPVGELPQPMFADLPALVESSRQAGMVVDLRIDAPGNIPDHVGRTAYRVVQEGLTNALKHAPGQPVRIQLNGVPGDGLTIEVLNSVPSAPRTDGGQGLVGLAERAKLADGRIEHGRTGDGEFRLWVWLPWPA, encoded by the coding sequence ATGGCGGGTACGGGACAGCTGACCACGGAGTGGAAGGCGGTAGAGCGCAGACGACGGCCTGTTCGCAACGGCATCGTGAACACGTTGATGGTCGTCATCTCGATCGTGATGGGCCTGATCGTCTACAACGACGCCGCGAACGCGCCGTACGCCTACCGGTGGGTGGAGCCGATCGATCTCTGGATCGGGCTCGCCACCTGCCTGCTGCTGTTCTTCCGCCGTCGCTGGCCGGTGCAGATCGCGATCGCAACGGTAGTGGTGGGCAGCTTCTCCGATACCGCGTGGATGGCGACGCTGTTCGCGATCTTCACACTGGCGATCCATCGGCCGTTCCGGACTACTGCGCTCGTCACCCTGCTCAATCTGCCACTGCTACCGCTCTATGCCGTCTACAGCTGGCATCTGCGCTCGACCGGCTTTCAAGACCTCCTCTTCACCTGCGTCTTCGCGCTGTTCATCTACTCCGGCGCCGCCGCGTGGGGCTTGTTCCTGAGGTCGCGCCGCCAGCTCGTCTACTCCCTGGAGGAGCGGGCCGAGCGAGCCGAGGACTTCGCCCACCTACAGGCCGAGCAGGCGCAGCTCCGGGCCCGGGAGGAGATCGCCCGGGAGATGCACGACGTACTCGGGCACCGGTTGTCCCTGCTCAGCGTGCACGCGGGCGCGCTCGCTTATCGGCCGCATGCGCCTACCAGCGAGATCGCCGGCGCGGCCGAGATCATCCGGGCCAGCGCGCACCACGCGCTCCAGGATCTGCGCGAGGTCATCGGCGTACTGCGGGCGCCTGTCGGGGAGCTGCCGCAGCCGATGTTCGCGGATCTGCCCGCCCTGGTGGAGAGTTCGCGCCAGGCCGGCATGGTGGTCGACCTGCGGATCGATGCGCCCGGCAACATTCCGGATCACGTCGGGCGTACGGCGTACCGGGTGGTGCAGGAAGGGCTGACGAATGCGCTCAAGCACGCACCGGGCCAGCCGGTCCGGATCCAGCTCAACGGCGTACCAGGAGACGGGTTGACGATCGAGGTCCTGAACTCGGTGCCATCCGCGCCGCGGACCGACGGCGGGCAGGGGCTGGTCGGATTGGCCGAGCGGGCCAAGCTGGCGGACGGGCGGATCGAGCACGGGCGGACGGGTGATGGCGAGTTCCGGCTGTGGGTGTGGCTACCGTGGCCGGCATGA
- a CDS encoding VOC family protein — MALRWYSVVVDCRDVRGQAAWWAEALEWQVIYETDDECVIVPSWADEKVMRETPWERVGPGMVFVAVPDEKKVKNRLHFDLAPHTSQDRDAEIARLEALGARHVDVGQTEDGSWTVLADPEGNEFCVLSSRDD, encoded by the coding sequence ATGGCGTTGAGGTGGTATTCGGTGGTGGTGGATTGCAGGGACGTGCGGGGGCAGGCGGCGTGGTGGGCGGAGGCGTTGGAATGGCAGGTGATCTATGAGACCGATGACGAGTGCGTGATCGTCCCGTCCTGGGCGGACGAGAAGGTGATGCGAGAGACGCCTTGGGAGCGGGTTGGACCGGGCATGGTGTTCGTGGCGGTACCTGACGAGAAGAAGGTGAAGAACCGGCTGCACTTTGATTTGGCGCCGCATACGAGTCAGGACCGGGACGCCGAGATCGCCCGGCTGGAGGCGCTCGGCGCCCGGCACGTGGACGTCGGGCAGACCGAGGACGGGTCGTGGACGGTGTTGGCCGATCCGGAGGGCAACGAGTTCTGCGTCCTCAGCTCCCGCGACGACTGA
- a CDS encoding uracil-DNA glycosylase, which translates to MLPHPLTGELFDSPVPPGTGWPDDPADAGTPVARNSSDVVRLASRASSLAELAAEVSVCRACDRLVAWREEVAVGKRKSFADQPYWGRPIAGWGDPAPSLLIAGLAPAANGGNRTGRVFTGDRSGDWLFASLYRVGLANQPTSEHAGDGLRLIGARMIAAVRCAPPANKPTPDERDTCAPWFRAELAMVLPSVRAIVCLGKFGFDATLAGLQTVGYDVPRPRPRFGHAVEYPIDGPYGEVTVIGCFHPSQQNTFTGKLTEPMTDAIFTRALTLCS; encoded by the coding sequence ATGCTTCCGCATCCGCTGACGGGCGAGCTGTTCGACAGTCCCGTGCCGCCCGGCACCGGCTGGCCCGACGACCCGGCGGACGCCGGCACCCCGGTCGCGCGGAACTCCTCGGACGTCGTACGGCTTGCATCCAGGGCTTCATCGCTTGCCGAGCTGGCGGCCGAGGTGTCGGTATGCCGGGCCTGCGATCGGCTCGTCGCCTGGCGGGAGGAAGTTGCTGTCGGCAAGCGAAAGTCGTTCGCGGACCAGCCTTACTGGGGTCGCCCGATCGCTGGGTGGGGTGATCCCGCGCCCAGTCTGCTGATCGCCGGACTCGCGCCCGCGGCGAACGGCGGCAACCGCACCGGCCGGGTGTTCACCGGCGACCGCTCGGGCGATTGGCTGTTCGCGTCCCTTTATCGCGTCGGCCTCGCGAACCAGCCGACCAGCGAGCACGCCGGCGACGGCCTCCGTCTGATCGGCGCGCGGATGATCGCGGCCGTCCGGTGCGCGCCGCCCGCCAACAAACCCACGCCGGACGAACGCGACACCTGCGCGCCTTGGTTCCGCGCCGAACTCGCGATGGTGCTGCCCTCCGTGCGGGCGATCGTCTGCCTGGGCAAATTCGGCTTCGACGCGACGCTGGCGGGCCTGCAGACGGTCGGGTACGACGTACCGCGGCCCCGCCCTCGGTTCGGGCATGCCGTCGAGTACCCGATCGACGGCCCGTACGGCGAGGTGACCGTGATCGGCTGCTTCCACCCCAGCCAGCAGAACACCTTCACCGGCAAACTCACCGAACCCATGACCGACGCCATCTTCACCCGCGCGCTGACCCTCTGCAGCTGA
- a CDS encoding response regulator transcription factor, translating into MTETPVIRVLIVDDDPLLRAGLVMMLKGADDIRVVGEAGDGRGVPALIERHSPDVILMDIRMPNMDGLTATEVVRSRPGAPEVVILTTFDADEHVLRALRAGAAGFVLKDTPPAEIVEAVRRVASGQPVLSPVVTRRLMKRVAASGQDQRKARADERLDLLNAREREIAVAVGEGKSNAEISATLYLSVPTVKTHVSRILSKLDLNNRVQIALLVHDAGLLDDAR; encoded by the coding sequence ATGACCGAGACACCCGTGATCCGGGTCCTGATCGTGGACGACGACCCGCTGCTGCGCGCCGGCCTGGTGATGATGCTCAAGGGCGCGGACGACATCCGGGTGGTGGGCGAGGCCGGCGACGGGCGCGGGGTGCCGGCGTTGATCGAGCGGCACTCCCCCGACGTGATCCTGATGGACATCCGGATGCCGAATATGGACGGCCTGACCGCCACCGAGGTGGTCCGATCGCGTCCGGGTGCGCCGGAGGTCGTCATCCTCACCACGTTCGACGCCGATGAGCACGTGCTGCGGGCGTTGCGCGCGGGCGCGGCCGGGTTCGTGCTCAAGGACACGCCGCCGGCCGAGATCGTCGAGGCCGTACGGCGGGTGGCGTCGGGTCAACCGGTGCTTTCGCCGGTGGTGACGCGGCGGCTGATGAAGCGGGTGGCGGCGTCCGGGCAGGACCAGCGCAAGGCGCGTGCGGACGAGCGGCTCGACCTGTTGAACGCCCGCGAGCGCGAGATCGCCGTGGCGGTGGGCGAGGGCAAATCCAACGCCGAGATCAGCGCGACGCTCTATCTCAGCGTGCCGACGGTCAAGACGCACGTGTCCCGGATCCTGAGCAAGCTCGACCTGAACAACCGGGTCCAGATCGCCCTGCTCGTGCACGATGCCGGTCTTCTGGACGACGCGCGCTAA
- a CDS encoding GH92 family glycosyl hydrolase: protein MRIVAAGLALLLLTPVLPATAAPPAELTTTYGEASYGQEDLASYVDPFVGSRRDGNTWPGAVRPFGMISWSPTSTRGDQTSTGAANGYQYDVTRVRGFSLTHVNGAGCNPGAAGDVPIMPYAGEVDSSPTGDTTDAKYANNFSHAEESAKPGRYSVKLDSGVTTDLAVTTRAGVGEFGFPAGKPANLLFRVSNSLNGSEDAEITIDPAGRKVTGSVLTGAFCGRRANGGTNNRRSYYRLHFSASFDQPIVASGTWKDRTLTPGSLHTTGGEGYATGADRAGKGSGGYVGFAPGSAVRMKIGISYVSLAGAELNRAAELRKDATVEGVAADGYRQWNNELKAVRIGGGTADQRSTFYTALYHAMLQPNIFNDVDGRYLGSDRLIHRLAKGQRAQYGTFSGWDQYRAHIQLLALVKPSVAGDFAQSLYQFAQQNKGIWDRWLHNNGATHVMTGDPSAPTLATFAAMGVRNFDALGAYRSLLHQATVQNADAENDGGCPGQCTGQRPALDRYVDLNYAPQDACHCWGGAAETLENSLADHSLAMWAERLGQPTAAMAERGTWWKNTFNPAVGYQQARNADGTWVPGFTPSTDRGFAQGSSATYTWMVPQDVGGLAEAMGGADNAVRRLDGFFHDEAGNWAVKGGSALRYDPGNEPGLHTPWLYNALGKPWKTQETVREIVDTVYGVGPSGLPGNDDLGTMSAWYVFAAIGLFPQTPGRAELLLGSPLFPRVELRRDNGVHLVVEAPQTSDANQYVQSARLNGRPHTSSWLPESYLQRGGRIALTMGSTPSAWATAPADLPVDH from the coding sequence ATGCGTATCGTCGCCGCTGGTCTCGCCCTCTTGCTCTTGACGCCGGTACTACCCGCCACCGCGGCACCACCCGCAGAGCTCACGACGACGTACGGCGAAGCGTCGTACGGGCAGGAGGACCTCGCGTCGTACGTCGATCCGTTCGTCGGGTCGCGGCGGGATGGCAATACGTGGCCGGGCGCGGTTCGGCCGTTCGGGATGATCTCGTGGAGTCCGACGAGTACTCGCGGGGATCAGACCAGCACGGGCGCGGCCAACGGGTACCAGTACGACGTGACGCGGGTGCGCGGGTTCTCCCTCACCCACGTCAACGGCGCCGGCTGCAATCCGGGTGCCGCCGGCGACGTACCGATCATGCCGTACGCCGGTGAGGTCGACTCGTCCCCGACGGGTGATACCACCGACGCCAAGTACGCGAACAACTTCAGCCACGCGGAGGAATCCGCCAAGCCCGGCAGGTATTCGGTCAAGCTCGACTCGGGCGTGACCACCGATCTCGCGGTCACCACGCGCGCGGGAGTCGGCGAATTCGGCTTCCCCGCGGGCAAACCGGCGAACCTGCTCTTCCGGGTCTCGAACTCTCTCAACGGCAGCGAGGACGCCGAGATCACCATCGACCCGGCCGGCCGCAAGGTCACCGGGTCCGTCCTGACCGGCGCCTTCTGCGGCCGGCGCGCGAACGGCGGCACCAACAACCGGCGCTCCTACTACCGGCTCCACTTCAGCGCGTCGTTCGACCAGCCGATCGTTGCCTCCGGCACCTGGAAGGACCGCACCCTCACTCCGGGCAGTCTGCACACCACGGGTGGCGAGGGCTACGCGACCGGCGCCGACCGGGCCGGCAAGGGCTCGGGCGGGTACGTCGGCTTCGCCCCGGGCTCGGCCGTGCGGATGAAGATCGGCATCTCGTACGTCAGCCTGGCCGGCGCCGAGCTCAACCGAGCGGCGGAACTCCGCAAGGACGCGACGGTCGAAGGCGTAGCGGCCGACGGCTATCGCCAGTGGAACAACGAGCTGAAGGCTGTGCGGATCGGCGGTGGTACGGCGGATCAGCGGTCGACGTTCTACACCGCGCTCTACCACGCGATGCTGCAGCCGAACATCTTCAACGACGTCGACGGCCGGTATCTCGGGAGCGACCGGTTGATCCACCGGCTGGCGAAGGGACAGCGCGCGCAGTACGGCACGTTCTCCGGGTGGGACCAATACCGCGCGCATATCCAACTGCTCGCGCTGGTCAAGCCCTCGGTCGCCGGCGATTTCGCTCAGTCGTTGTATCAGTTTGCCCAGCAAAATAAGGGTATTTGGGATCGCTGGCTGCACAACAACGGCGCCACTCACGTGATGACGGGCGACCCGTCCGCGCCGACACTGGCGACCTTCGCGGCGATGGGCGTGCGCAATTTCGATGCCCTCGGCGCCTATCGATCGCTGTTGCACCAGGCAACGGTCCAGAACGCCGACGCGGAGAACGATGGTGGTTGCCCAGGGCAATGCACCGGGCAACGACCGGCGCTGGATCGCTATGTCGACTTGAACTACGCACCGCAGGACGCCTGCCACTGCTGGGGTGGTGCCGCCGAGACGCTCGAGAACTCTCTGGCCGACCACTCCCTCGCCATGTGGGCCGAGCGCCTCGGACAGCCGACGGCCGCCATGGCCGAGCGAGGCACTTGGTGGAAGAACACGTTCAACCCGGCCGTCGGGTACCAGCAGGCGCGTAATGCCGACGGGACGTGGGTGCCGGGCTTCACGCCGTCGACAGACCGTGGTTTCGCTCAGGGCTCCAGTGCCACCTATACGTGGATGGTGCCGCAGGACGTCGGTGGGTTGGCCGAGGCGATGGGAGGCGCCGACAACGCCGTACGACGGCTGGACGGGTTCTTCCACGATGAGGCGGGCAACTGGGCCGTGAAGGGCGGCAGCGCGTTGCGGTACGACCCGGGCAATGAGCCGGGACTGCACACGCCTTGGCTGTACAACGCGCTCGGAAAGCCGTGGAAGACGCAGGAGACAGTGCGGGAGATCGTCGACACCGTGTACGGCGTGGGGCCGTCGGGCCTGCCGGGGAACGACGATCTGGGCACGATGTCGGCCTGGTACGTCTTCGCCGCGATCGGGTTGTTCCCGCAGACGCCGGGCCGGGCGGAGCTCCTGCTCGGGAGTCCCTTGTTCCCCCGGGTTGAGCTGCGCCGCGACAACGGCGTACATCTGGTGGTGGAGGCGCCGCAGACGTCAGACGCCAACCAGTACGTGCAATCCGCCCGGTTGAACGGACGTCCGCACACGTCTTCCTGGCTCCCTGAGTCCTACCTGCAGCGAGGCGGACGGATCGCCCTGACGATGGGGTCTACCCCCAGCGCCTGGGCAACGGCTCCGGCGGATCTGCCCGTCGACCACTGA
- a CDS encoding NAD(P)/FAD-dependent oxidoreductase, translated as MTAQVPHILIVGGGYVGMYTAYGLRKAAKRGKIRVTVVDPRSVMTYQPFLPEAAAGSVEPRHVVVPLRKTLKGCRVVTGRVTAIDHSRKVAHVMPEEGPDYEVAYDQIVVALGSIARTLPIPGLAEEAGGFKNVEEAIALRNKVLDRLDVASSQPDEALRKAALTFVFVGGGYAGVEAFAELEDMARYATRYYDNITPADMRWVLVEATGRILPEVGPELGVYTVEQLRKRNMEVRLETRLESCEKGHVVLSDGEEFDSDTIVWTAGVKANPALAATDFPLDEKGRVKCLPSLRMEGLEDAWSAGDNAAVPDLTAEPGVFCAPNAQHAVRQANLLAKNILRVVDGNEPEDYKHKYVGSVASLGLHKGVAQLYGVKVKGWPAWFLHRTYHVSRVPTFNRKARVILDWTLALFFRREVTSLGSLQTPNDEFRRATGS; from the coding sequence ATGACAGCCCAGGTACCGCACATCCTCATCGTCGGAGGCGGATACGTCGGGATGTACACGGCGTACGGACTGCGCAAGGCGGCCAAGCGGGGCAAGATCCGCGTCACGGTGGTGGACCCCAGGTCGGTGATGACCTACCAGCCGTTCCTGCCCGAGGCGGCGGCCGGTTCGGTCGAGCCGCGGCACGTCGTGGTGCCGCTGCGGAAGACCCTCAAGGGTTGCCGCGTCGTGACCGGCCGCGTGACGGCGATCGACCACTCGCGCAAGGTCGCCCACGTGATGCCGGAGGAGGGCCCGGACTACGAGGTGGCGTACGACCAGATCGTCGTCGCGCTCGGTTCGATCGCCCGCACGCTGCCGATTCCGGGCCTGGCCGAAGAGGCCGGCGGGTTCAAGAACGTCGAAGAGGCCATTGCCCTGCGCAACAAGGTGCTGGACCGGCTCGACGTCGCGTCGTCCCAGCCCGACGAGGCGCTGCGCAAAGCCGCGCTGACCTTCGTCTTCGTCGGCGGTGGGTACGCCGGGGTCGAGGCGTTCGCGGAGCTGGAGGACATGGCCCGCTACGCCACCCGGTACTACGACAACATCACCCCGGCCGACATGCGCTGGGTCCTGGTCGAGGCCACCGGGCGGATCCTGCCCGAGGTCGGCCCGGAGCTCGGCGTCTACACGGTCGAGCAGCTCCGCAAGCGCAACATGGAGGTCCGGCTCGAGACCCGACTCGAGTCCTGCGAGAAGGGCCACGTGGTTCTCAGCGACGGCGAGGAGTTCGACTCCGACACCATCGTGTGGACCGCCGGCGTGAAGGCCAACCCGGCCCTGGCCGCGACCGACTTCCCGCTGGACGAGAAGGGTCGCGTCAAGTGCCTCCCGAGCCTCCGCATGGAGGGCCTCGAGGACGCCTGGTCCGCCGGTGACAATGCCGCCGTGCCGGACCTGACCGCCGAGCCCGGCGTCTTCTGCGCGCCCAACGCCCAGCACGCGGTCCGCCAGGCCAACCTCCTCGCGAAGAACATCCTGCGCGTAGTCGACGGCAACGAGCCTGAGGACTACAAGCACAAGTACGTCGGTTCGGTCGCGAGCCTCGGCCTGCACAAGGGCGTCGCCCAGCTGTATGGCGTGAAGGTCAAGGGCTGGCCGGCCTGGTTCCTGCACCGGACGTACCACGTGTCCCGCGTGCCCACCTTCAACCGCAAGGCCCGCGTCATCCTCGACTGGACGCTGGCGCTGTTCTTCCGCCGCGAGGTCACGTCACTCGGCAGCCTGCAAACGCCGAACGACGAATTCCGCCGCGCAACCGGCTCCTGA
- a CDS encoding peptide deformylase, with protein sequence MSLAHLNQTLATWSPAQLGLAGDILEVVQAPHPVLATEGAEIDPADPVMVALAADLVATMRVSPGCVGLAAPQVGVAAQMFALDVTGHPKTRTCHGVFVLCNAVVVEASRQEKAREGCMSVPDLTGDVKRATRLTVTGQLPGTAESVTISTDAFEARALQHEIDHCAGKLFLDRVAGAHAIFPRKVYL encoded by the coding sequence GTGAGCCTCGCCCACCTGAACCAGACCCTCGCCACCTGGAGCCCGGCCCAGCTCGGCCTGGCCGGCGACATCCTCGAGGTGGTCCAGGCCCCACACCCGGTGCTGGCCACCGAGGGTGCCGAGATCGACCCGGCCGACCCGGTGATGGTCGCCCTGGCCGCCGACCTGGTCGCCACCATGCGGGTCTCACCGGGCTGCGTCGGATTGGCCGCGCCCCAGGTCGGCGTCGCGGCGCAGATGTTCGCGCTCGACGTCACCGGTCATCCGAAGACCCGCACGTGTCACGGCGTTTTCGTGCTCTGCAACGCGGTCGTTGTCGAGGCCAGCCGCCAGGAGAAGGCCCGCGAAGGCTGCATGTCCGTCCCCGACCTCACCGGAGACGTGAAACGCGCCACCCGGCTGACCGTCACCGGCCAACTCCCCGGCACGGCCGAATCCGTCACCATAAGCACCGACGCCTTCGAAGCCCGCGCCCTCCAGCACGAGATCGACCACTGCGCCGGCAAACTCTTCCTAGACCGAGTAGCCGGCGCCCACGCCATCTTCCCCCGCAAGGTCTACCTCTAG
- a CDS encoding inositol monophosphatase family protein, which yields MHPEKLWTDLATELIHTLSSYRARVSEVDIQEKADRTLLTDADLAVEALVIDKIRDWDSEAKVVAEESGTGSWRPAEGDEPKRVWVIDPIDGTAEFVRPGSVEFCSVVCLLEHREPVAALIVAPELGIGRTPVVVLASRAEGKITVNGHPAILNSDLEPAQAASVTRSANTAARSYESEMLEAGYKLKTRTTSQTLDLLRTALDLTEVAEDSPRFDLFYRPQQKIWDGLAGLCLGEIAGLLSTDLDARKRLPVSRETLAQPEPTFESTVMGRPEAVKWFVEIAQDSRTEVPKSS from the coding sequence ATGCATCCCGAGAAGCTATGGACCGACCTTGCGACTGAGCTAATACATACGCTCAGCAGTTACCGCGCGCGTGTATCTGAGGTGGACATCCAGGAGAAAGCTGATCGCACGTTGCTCACGGACGCTGACTTGGCGGTCGAGGCGCTTGTCATTGACAAGATCCGTGATTGGGATTCCGAGGCGAAGGTCGTGGCTGAGGAATCGGGTACAGGCAGTTGGCGACCAGCTGAAGGTGATGAACCGAAGCGAGTCTGGGTCATCGACCCGATTGATGGGACCGCTGAGTTCGTGCGTCCAGGTAGCGTCGAATTTTGCTCAGTTGTTTGCCTGCTGGAACATCGCGAGCCGGTTGCTGCGCTAATTGTCGCTCCAGAGCTGGGGATAGGCCGCACGCCTGTCGTCGTACTTGCCTCGCGAGCTGAGGGAAAGATAACAGTCAACGGTCATCCAGCAATTCTCAATTCTGACCTGGAGCCAGCCCAAGCTGCTTCGGTGACCCGAAGTGCGAATACGGCGGCAAGATCGTATGAGTCAGAGATGCTTGAAGCGGGTTACAAGCTGAAAACTCGTACTACATCACAGACGCTGGACCTTCTTCGCACTGCGCTGGACCTCACGGAGGTTGCCGAAGATTCGCCCCGTTTCGATCTCTTCTACCGTCCCCAACAGAAGATCTGGGACGGGCTGGCCGGGTTGTGTCTCGGTGAGATCGCCGGTCTATTGTCTACAGACTTGGATGCTCGCAAGCGACTACCGGTATCCAGAGAAACACTTGCTCAACCTGAACCGACTTTCGAAAGCACCGTGATGGGCCGTCCGGAGGCAGTCAAGTGGTTCGTGGAGATAGCGCAGGACTCCCGCACAGAAGTACCGAAGTCCTCGTAG